A single genomic interval of Microbulbifer variabilis harbors:
- the rpsT gene encoding 30S ribosomal protein S20: MANSPQAKKRARQNDKRRMHNASLRSMVRTYIKKVVAAIDAGDAEKAKTAYAEAVPVIDRMADKGIIHKNKAARHKSRLNAQVKTLAA; encoded by the coding sequence GTGGCCAACTCACCTCAAGCGAAGAAACGCGCGCGCCAGAACGACAAGCGCCGCATGCATAACGCCAGTCTGCGCTCCATGGTGCGCACCTACATTAAGAAGGTAGTTGCGGCCATCGATGCAGGCGACGCTGAAAAAGCAAAAACTGCATACGCAGAAGCGGTTCCCGTTATCGACCGCATGGCAGACAAAGGTATTATTCACAAGAATAAAGCCGCTCGTCATAAGAGCCGCCTGAACGCTCAGGTTAAAACTCTCGCCGCCTAA
- a CDS encoding OmpA family protein, translated as MKKTLMVAALTSLIASGTQANELNESKLTPAKQATVFTTAAVAGAAVGGPVGFIAGAIGGAWLGEQVKQAEEADMLATQLTESRAELSNLAQQLDAARLSANDASQVALDSLQFQMLFTTGEDELQTTQLQQLNAMADFLKRHPHLQIQLEGHADPRGSDGYNNVLSDQRALSVEQALISLGIDASRISRRAMGSTYSEAPKGDVDAYAMERRVDIRFSLPESMAGHF; from the coding sequence ATGAAAAAAACATTAATGGTTGCAGCCCTGACTTCCCTGATCGCCTCTGGTACCCAGGCGAATGAACTCAACGAATCAAAACTGACCCCGGCCAAGCAGGCCACGGTCTTTACCACGGCAGCCGTTGCCGGTGCCGCTGTAGGGGGCCCTGTCGGGTTTATCGCCGGCGCAATCGGTGGAGCCTGGCTCGGCGAACAGGTCAAGCAAGCAGAAGAGGCTGATATGCTGGCAACACAATTGACAGAGAGCCGTGCAGAGCTCAGCAACCTGGCACAGCAACTGGATGCGGCTCGACTGTCCGCGAATGATGCCAGCCAAGTGGCACTGGATTCATTACAGTTCCAGATGCTATTCACCACCGGAGAAGACGAACTCCAGACCACCCAGCTTCAACAGCTGAATGCCATGGCAGACTTCCTGAAACGCCATCCCCACCTGCAAATACAACTAGAGGGACACGCGGACCCACGGGGCAGCGATGGTTACAACAACGTGCTCTCTGACCAACGTGCCCTAAGTGTTGAACAGGCACTGATCTCCCTGGGCATTGACGCCTCCCGCATCAGCCGCCGCGCTATGGGCTCCACCTACTCGGAGGCCCCCAAGGGCGATGTCGACGCCTACGCCATGGAGCGCCGTGTAGATATCCGCTTTTCCTTACCGGAATCCATGGCCGGACACTTCTAA
- the lspA gene encoding signal peptidase II has protein sequence MPKTNLLFGHPWRWYWLALAVVVLDVATKVWAVGEFMYGPSVQIIPGFLQFTYAENYGAAFSFLSDAGGWQRWFFGVIAMVFSIVVIIWLWRLPALKRWEPCALALILGGALGNLWDRILLGYVRDFISVYYGSWHFPVFNVADMGISIGAAMLVIELLFFAEKDGDKTKNNAEV, from the coding sequence ATGCCTAAGACTAATCTGCTATTCGGCCACCCCTGGCGCTGGTATTGGCTGGCACTGGCTGTGGTGGTTCTGGATGTTGCCACTAAAGTCTGGGCTGTGGGCGAATTTATGTACGGCCCATCGGTGCAAATTATTCCGGGCTTTCTGCAGTTCACCTATGCGGAAAACTACGGTGCAGCTTTCAGCTTCCTGTCTGATGCGGGTGGTTGGCAGCGCTGGTTTTTTGGTGTGATCGCAATGGTGTTTAGCATTGTTGTGATTATCTGGTTGTGGCGTTTGCCAGCGCTAAAGCGCTGGGAGCCCTGTGCCCTGGCCCTGATTTTGGGTGGTGCTCTCGGAAATCTGTGGGATCGCATTCTGCTGGGATATGTGCGGGACTTTATTTCCGTGTACTACGGCAGTTGGCATTTCCCAGTGTTTAATGTGGCGGATATGGGTATCAGTATCGGCGCGGCCATGCTGGTTATAGAGTTGCTTTTCTTTGCAGAAAAAGACGGCGACAAGACAAAAAATAACGCGGAAGTTTAA
- the proB gene encoding glutamate 5-kinase — MGSVSVSRRGLSKGQRWVVKIGSALLTDNGRGVNNSAICAWVAQIAELRQQGVEVVLVSSGAVAAGMDRLGWNRRPESIHQLQAAAAIGQSHLVQVYEQAFGLFDIRSAQILLDHDDLSNRTRYLNARSTLRTLLSLGAVPIVNENDTVVTDEIRFGDNDTLAALVANLVEADALLILTDADGLFTEDPRDNPDAELVGEASALDPRLLGMAGDSRSGLGRGGMTTKVRAAQLAARSGACTVIAGGAREGVVTRVWRGEDLGTLLLPEADPLAARKRWLAGQLQVRGSLTLDSGAERALRDGGKSLLSVGVTAVQGRFHRGDLVSCLDGAGHEIARGLVNYDSSESARILGQSSERFVELLGYRDDDELIHRDNLILL, encoded by the coding sequence ATGGGCTCCGTATCAGTGTCCCGTAGAGGACTTTCTAAGGGGCAGCGCTGGGTGGTAAAAATTGGCAGTGCCCTGCTTACTGATAACGGTCGCGGCGTCAATAATTCGGCGATCTGCGCCTGGGTGGCACAGATCGCCGAATTGCGCCAGCAGGGTGTTGAAGTGGTGTTGGTTTCTTCTGGGGCAGTAGCCGCGGGTATGGATCGTCTCGGCTGGAACCGCAGGCCGGAGTCGATCCATCAGTTGCAGGCCGCAGCTGCGATAGGGCAGAGCCATTTGGTGCAGGTCTATGAGCAGGCTTTCGGTCTCTTCGATATACGCAGCGCGCAGATTTTGTTGGATCATGATGATCTCTCCAACCGCACTCGTTACCTCAATGCGCGCAGTACATTGCGAACACTACTCTCATTGGGAGCTGTGCCGATCGTCAATGAAAACGATACCGTCGTAACCGATGAAATACGTTTCGGTGATAACGACACCTTGGCGGCGTTGGTGGCTAACCTTGTCGAGGCGGATGCCTTGTTGATTTTGACTGATGCCGATGGGCTCTTTACCGAAGACCCTCGCGATAACCCCGATGCGGAGCTTGTTGGTGAGGCCTCGGCGCTGGATCCGAGGCTACTGGGGATGGCGGGGGACTCCCGCAGTGGTCTGGGACGAGGAGGTATGACCACCAAAGTGCGCGCGGCACAACTGGCGGCTCGTTCCGGTGCCTGCACTGTGATTGCTGGGGGTGCCAGAGAGGGAGTGGTAACGCGGGTATGGAGGGGCGAGGATTTGGGAACTCTCCTGCTTCCGGAGGCGGACCCCTTGGCGGCGAGGAAGCGCTGGCTAGCTGGGCAGCTACAGGTGCGCGGTAGTCTCACCCTCGATAGTGGTGCTGAGAGGGCATTGCGCGATGGTGGTAAGAGTTTGCTATCGGTGGGGGTGACTGCGGTGCAGGGGCGTTTTCACCGGGGAGACTTGGTTTCCTGTCTTGATGGTGCGGGTCATGAGATCGCCCGTGGTCTTGTAAATTATGACAGCAGCGAGAGTGCCAGGATTCTCGGGCAGTCATCGGAGCGCTTTGTTGAGTTGCTCGGCTATCGTGATGACGATGAGTTGATACACAGAGATAATCTTATCTTGCTCTAG
- the pdsR gene encoding proteobacterial dedicated sortase system response regulator: MSATIAIVEDERAIAENYRDALRRSGYRVDLYSARIEAMEAFRQRLPDLAVIDVGLGSEVEGGFELCRELRAMAPSLPILFLTARDSELDIISGLRLGADDYLTKDISLPHMQARINALLRRVSVLRDQSDEGESLTQGKLELDISRLHCHWDGRVVDLTVTEFWIVHALAKRPGHVKSRSQLMEAARVVLDDNTITSHVKRIRKKFQALDNEFNAIGTAYGMGYRWQL; encoded by the coding sequence ATGAGTGCAACTATCGCTATTGTCGAAGACGAGCGCGCCATCGCCGAAAATTACCGCGATGCATTGCGCCGCAGCGGTTATCGAGTCGATCTCTACAGCGCAAGAATTGAGGCCATGGAAGCTTTCCGGCAGCGACTGCCAGACCTGGCGGTAATCGACGTCGGGCTCGGCAGTGAAGTGGAAGGCGGTTTTGAGCTTTGCAGAGAGCTGCGCGCCATGGCCCCCAGTCTGCCAATCCTGTTTCTCACCGCCAGAGATTCCGAACTGGATATTATTTCGGGACTACGCCTCGGCGCAGACGACTATCTCACTAAGGATATCTCCCTGCCCCATATGCAGGCGCGTATCAATGCGCTGCTGCGACGGGTCAGCGTACTGCGCGACCAGAGCGATGAAGGGGAAAGCCTAACCCAGGGCAAGCTGGAATTGGATATTTCCCGGTTGCATTGCCACTGGGACGGAAGGGTAGTTGATCTCACTGTCACTGAATTCTGGATTGTCCACGCTCTAGCCAAGCGCCCCGGGCATGTGAAGTCCCGCAGTCAGTTGATGGAGGCCGCTCGGGTAGTTCTGGATGACAACACCATCACCTCCCACGTAAAGAGAATCCGCAAAAAATTTCAGGCCCTGGATAATGAATTCAACGCTATAGGTACAGCCTATGGCATGGGCTATCGCTGGCAGCTCTGA
- the ribF gene encoding bifunctional riboflavin kinase/FAD synthetase — MAQERELIRGLHNLRPRHRGCVATIGSFDGVHFGHQAIIAQLQQRALEQGLPSVAIIFEPQPHEFFSGEQAPARLMRFKEKVLALFDVGVERVLCLQFNDTLRGLSAEAFIQRILLDGLGIRHLVVGDDFRFGCDRSGDYSLLQTMGAQHGFTVEDTATMEIRGSRVSSTRIREALQGGDFELAETLLGRPYKITGRVAPGRSLGRQLGAPTANVRLQRYRSPLVGVYTVRTTATDGSELATGRQDIDGVANVGFRPTVEGEGARPLLEVNLFDFNGNLYGRELAVEFCHKLRNEEKFASLDILKARIAEDIENARQWFKQNPRPHQ; from the coding sequence TTGGCCCAGGAACGCGAACTAATTCGCGGGTTGCACAACCTGCGCCCCCGCCACCGAGGATGCGTGGCAACGATCGGCTCGTTCGACGGCGTACATTTTGGTCATCAGGCGATCATTGCCCAGTTGCAACAGCGTGCGCTTGAGCAGGGCCTTCCTTCGGTAGCCATTATATTTGAACCCCAGCCCCACGAGTTCTTCTCTGGCGAGCAGGCTCCCGCGAGGCTGATGCGTTTTAAGGAAAAAGTGCTGGCGCTGTTCGATGTGGGTGTGGAGCGAGTCTTGTGCCTGCAGTTTAACGATACCCTGCGCGGCCTCAGTGCTGAGGCATTTATCCAGCGGATACTGCTTGATGGCCTGGGCATTCGCCATCTGGTGGTGGGCGATGATTTTCGTTTTGGCTGCGACCGCAGTGGAGACTATAGCCTCCTGCAAACGATGGGCGCCCAGCATGGCTTTACCGTGGAAGATACCGCGACTATGGAGATACGCGGCTCCAGGGTGAGCAGTACCCGTATTCGCGAAGCCCTGCAGGGTGGTGATTTTGAGCTGGCTGAAACCCTCTTGGGGCGGCCCTACAAGATTACCGGCAGGGTGGCGCCTGGGCGCTCACTCGGTCGTCAGCTGGGTGCGCCCACGGCCAATGTGCGCCTGCAGCGTTACCGCTCCCCGCTAGTTGGCGTTTATACGGTGCGCACCACTGCCACAGATGGTTCTGAGCTTGCTACGGGGCGCCAAGACATAGATGGCGTGGCCAATGTGGGATTTCGTCCCACTGTAGAGGGCGAGGGCGCGCGCCCCCTGCTGGAGGTGAACCTGTTTGATTTCAATGGCAATCTCTATGGGCGAGAGCTCGCCGTGGAGTTCTGCCACAAGTTGCGCAACGAGGAGAAGTTTGCCTCGTTGGATATTCTCAAGGCTCGTATCGCCGAAGATATTGAAAATGCCCGGCAGTGGTTTAAACAAAATCCTAGACCGCACCAATAA
- a CDS encoding ATP-binding protein — translation MKLRRQLLLVSLVALALPWAGCQYLRQVDAALAQGQLQALEATAAAIAARLASAPELIAPDPARHARPPGSQLYLNPLSHPPVVDGYGDDWRPWELTPRELLNEQHMPQARITLGQYADQIYLLLTVSDETPAYRDPRTNLLAGGDTVELFTNGRHYLLPVAIRGPVEAFWYNPREGNYQRELRLRGRWTTSPKGYQLELSLPYTLTRDSLSIQILDRTSSNGSPPVHSASTLPADGLPGHLVALLPKLQAELDHFARPDLRLAVVDSEGFLLASNDQSQVAIEEQSTPRPWLRSWIYRKLLAREELPKLPQNELPLSSGIGRDTAEQWFGGPLQSRIGAVSVPVITRADEVVERPLLGRVLVLQSAEAMQSMTDSAAHRLWLISCAAAATALLFLLGYASWLSWRIRKLHRAARNAVDSSGKLRGNFPLSSARDELGALNRAFASLLGELDQYHQYLRTLASKLSHELRTPLAVVRSSLDNLSTGKLDEDSRRYAERALDGSARLSGILNSLSAASNLEASIHQAERERFDLADLLEVMVQCYGDAHPRHQFSLKKPNGELRCEGAPELLAQLLDKLVDNACSFAPKHSEIQLAVYNEKDGYLISVSNDGPLLPNGYAHKLFDSLVSVRKEGDNAGHLGLGLHIAKLIADFHRARLEARNRTDNSGVEFNLKLPTR, via the coding sequence ATGAAACTTCGCCGACAACTCCTATTGGTGAGCCTTGTGGCGCTGGCCCTGCCCTGGGCTGGGTGTCAGTATCTCCGTCAGGTGGATGCGGCACTGGCGCAGGGCCAACTACAGGCCCTTGAGGCCACAGCTGCTGCAATTGCCGCGCGCCTGGCCAGCGCACCAGAGTTAATCGCTCCCGATCCCGCACGCCATGCTAGACCGCCTGGCAGCCAGCTCTACTTAAACCCCCTCTCCCACCCTCCAGTTGTAGATGGTTACGGGGACGATTGGCGTCCCTGGGAGCTTACTCCCCGAGAACTGCTCAATGAGCAGCACATGCCCCAGGCCCGGATCACACTCGGGCAGTATGCTGATCAGATCTACCTACTGCTAACAGTAAGTGATGAGACCCCAGCCTACCGGGACCCTCGCACAAATCTGCTCGCCGGAGGGGATACCGTTGAACTGTTTACCAATGGGCGCCATTACCTGTTGCCAGTGGCGATCCGGGGGCCTGTCGAGGCCTTTTGGTACAATCCACGCGAAGGCAACTACCAACGCGAATTGCGCCTGCGCGGGCGCTGGACCACTTCACCGAAGGGGTATCAACTAGAGCTCAGCCTTCCCTACACACTCACACGTGACAGCCTGTCCATTCAAATACTCGACCGCACCAGTAGCAACGGTTCCCCACCAGTTCACAGTGCCAGCACCCTTCCCGCCGATGGCCTGCCAGGGCACTTAGTTGCCCTACTGCCCAAGCTGCAGGCGGAATTGGACCACTTTGCCCGCCCAGACCTGCGCTTGGCAGTCGTAGACAGCGAGGGATTCCTGCTCGCCAGTAACGACCAATCACAGGTGGCCATTGAGGAGCAGAGCACACCGCGGCCCTGGCTGCGCAGTTGGATTTATCGCAAACTGCTTGCCAGGGAAGAGCTACCAAAGCTACCCCAAAATGAACTGCCGCTAAGCAGTGGCATTGGACGTGATACAGCCGAGCAGTGGTTTGGCGGGCCACTACAGTCGCGTATAGGAGCAGTCAGTGTGCCCGTGATAACTCGGGCTGACGAAGTCGTAGAAAGGCCTCTACTGGGACGAGTGCTTGTGTTGCAGTCCGCTGAGGCTATGCAGTCGATGACCGATAGCGCCGCACACAGGTTATGGTTGATTAGCTGTGCGGCAGCAGCAACCGCACTGCTGTTTTTGCTCGGCTACGCCAGCTGGCTATCTTGGCGCATTCGCAAGCTGCACCGCGCTGCGCGCAATGCGGTCGACAGCAGTGGCAAATTGCGTGGCAACTTTCCCCTCTCCTCTGCCAGAGACGAACTGGGTGCACTTAACCGTGCCTTTGCCAGTCTGCTGGGCGAGCTAGATCAGTATCACCAATACCTGCGAACCCTCGCCAGTAAATTGTCCCACGAGTTGCGCACGCCTCTCGCGGTGGTGCGCTCTTCACTCGATAACCTCTCCACCGGCAAACTGGATGAAGACAGCCGCCGCTATGCCGAACGCGCACTGGATGGCAGTGCCCGCCTATCCGGCATCCTCAACAGCCTCTCTGCGGCCAGCAACCTGGAAGCCAGCATTCATCAGGCAGAGCGCGAGCGCTTTGACTTGGCGGACCTGCTGGAAGTTATGGTGCAGTGCTATGGCGACGCCCACCCCCGCCACCAATTTTCTCTGAAAAAGCCAAATGGAGAGCTTCGCTGTGAGGGCGCGCCGGAGCTACTGGCACAGCTTTTAGATAAGCTGGTAGACAATGCCTGTAGTTTCGCCCCAAAGCACAGTGAGATTCAGCTTGCAGTCTACAACGAAAAGGACGGCTACCTAATTAGTGTGAGTAACGACGGTCCATTGCTACCCAATGGCTATGCACACAAGCTGTTCGATTCCCTGGTATCTGTGCGTAAGGAAGGTGACAACGCTGGGCATTTGGGCCTTGGATTGCATATCGCTAAATTGATTGCTGACTTTCACCGAGCCCGTTTGGAGGCTCGAAATCGCACAGATAATAGCGGTGTGGAGTTCAACCTAAAACTGCCGACCCGCTAA
- the murJ gene encoding murein biosynthesis integral membrane protein MurJ: MPQSPPTQDQPVEKTGTSRLLRGSSVVGAATMLSRVAGLARDMALARFAGAGDAADAFFVAFKIPNFFRRLFAEGAFAQAFVPVLAEYRQKGGIAAARELNDRVAGALGGVLLLVTLFGVLCAPLVTGIFAFGWWWDGSEREKFELATGMLQITFPYLMLISLAGFTGAILNSFDRFAIPALTPIMLNLVLIGAATIGTAWFDPEILALAWGVLLAGVVQLLFQLPFLAREGLLPRPKWDWSHPGVRKILRLMAPAIFGVSVTQISLVLDTLLASFLPSGSVSWLYFSDRLTELPLGVFGVAVATVILPSLSRLHSDGDPRRFRHTLDWALRSVTLISLPAAVALVVLAEPLLTTLFQYGQMQPRDMQMAAWSLRAYALGLLAFMLIKVLAPGYFARQDTYTPVRFGLIAISAKMVLSLLFVIPLNHYFKLGHMGLALATACQAAINAWLLYKGLRRDDVYMPEAGWGRFLLRLIAANLAMVAVLMGLLHVWESWSAWGWFERAWRMGVIVAAGGLAYLFTLFVSGLRPRHFRATS, encoded by the coding sequence TTGCCCCAGTCGCCGCCCACCCAAGACCAGCCCGTCGAAAAAACCGGTACATCCAGACTCCTGCGCGGCAGCTCGGTGGTGGGGGCCGCAACGATGTTGTCCCGGGTTGCCGGCCTGGCCAGGGATATGGCCCTGGCGCGCTTTGCCGGGGCTGGGGATGCCGCCGATGCTTTTTTCGTGGCGTTTAAAATCCCTAACTTTTTCCGCCGCTTGTTTGCTGAGGGCGCCTTTGCCCAAGCATTTGTGCCGGTGTTGGCGGAGTACCGCCAAAAGGGGGGCATTGCTGCAGCACGAGAGCTCAATGATCGCGTCGCGGGAGCACTCGGCGGTGTTTTGTTGTTGGTTACTTTATTTGGCGTATTGTGCGCGCCTCTGGTGACAGGGATCTTTGCATTTGGCTGGTGGTGGGATGGGAGCGAAAGGGAAAAGTTTGAGCTCGCCACCGGCATGCTGCAAATTACCTTCCCCTACCTGATGTTGATCTCCCTGGCGGGTTTCACCGGCGCTATTCTGAACAGCTTTGATCGCTTTGCGATCCCGGCACTGACGCCAATTATGTTGAATCTGGTGTTGATTGGTGCGGCAACTATAGGTACGGCTTGGTTCGATCCGGAGATACTGGCCTTGGCTTGGGGTGTGCTTTTGGCCGGAGTGGTGCAATTGCTGTTTCAGCTGCCTTTTCTGGCGCGTGAGGGGTTATTGCCAAGGCCCAAGTGGGATTGGAGCCACCCGGGGGTGCGCAAAATTCTGCGCCTGATGGCTCCGGCAATTTTTGGAGTATCGGTCACTCAAATCAGTTTGGTATTGGATACGCTGCTGGCTTCATTCCTGCCCAGTGGCAGTGTCTCCTGGTTGTATTTTTCCGATCGCCTGACCGAATTACCGCTAGGGGTGTTTGGTGTGGCTGTGGCAACGGTGATATTGCCGAGCTTGTCTCGTCTGCACAGCGATGGAGACCCGCGCCGCTTTCGCCATACCCTCGACTGGGCGCTGCGCAGCGTTACCCTTATCTCCCTGCCTGCGGCGGTAGCCCTTGTGGTATTAGCTGAGCCGCTGTTGACCACGCTATTCCAATACGGCCAGATGCAGCCCAGAGATATGCAGATGGCGGCCTGGTCCCTACGAGCTTACGCCTTGGGGTTGTTGGCTTTTATGTTGATCAAAGTGCTAGCGCCGGGCTATTTTGCCCGTCAGGATACCTATACACCGGTGCGTTTCGGCTTGATCGCAATTTCGGCCAAGATGGTGCTGAGCCTTCTGTTTGTTATCCCGCTGAATCATTATTTTAAACTCGGCCATATGGGACTGGCGCTGGCTACCGCCTGCCAGGCGGCAATCAACGCCTGGTTACTGTACAAGGGTTTGCGCCGGGATGACGTTTACATGCCTGAGGCTGGTTGGGGGCGATTCCTATTGCGGTTGATAGCGGCGAATTTGGCGATGGTCGCTGTGCTGATGGGGCTCCTTCACGTCTGGGAAAGTTGGAGTGCCTGGGGCTGGTTTGAACGGGCCTGGCGTATGGGTGTAATAGTAGCCGCAGGGGGCTTGGCCTACCTGTTTACCCTGTTTGTGTCAGGCCTGCGCCCACGTCACTTCCGCGCCACCAGTTAA
- the ileS gene encoding isoleucine--tRNA ligase, giving the protein MTDYKATLNLPETDFPMRGNLPQREPAILKKWQDNKLYEKIREARAGCEQFILHDGPPYANGDIHIGHSVNKILKDIIIKSKTLSGFDAPYVPGWDCHGLPIEHRVEKKVGKAGSKVDHKTFRQKCREYAAKQVDGQKKDFVRLGVFGEWDNPYRTMDFQFEGDIIRALGRVVKNGHLARGFKPVYWSVVGGSALAEAEVEYQDKVSYSIDVCYPVSEEADLAIADASGGHAGEGPLSVVIWTTTPWTLPSSQAVSVNGELEYVVVQAGKRRLLIAEALKDAVLARAGFEGEVVGRIRGAALEHLKVHHPFYDKLLPIVLGDHVTTDAGTGCVHTAPDHGPDDFLVGKRYGIETLNYIDNNGVYRDSVPLFAGEHVYKVDDKIVALLEERGVLLHKGKLEHSYPHCWRTKTPLIYRATPQWFISMRQNDLLDQAQKAADDVLWIPGWGKARIDSMLNGSPDWCISRQRTWGVPIALFVNKETHELHPESPALMDKVAALVDEKGMDVWFDLDARDLLGDEAEHYEKVTDTLDVWFDSGVTHYAVLERRAGLRFPADLYLEGSDQHRGWFQSSLKTSIAINGCAPYRQVLTHGFTVDAQGRKMSKSIGNTVAPLDVINKLGADVLRLWVSATDFSGEMAVSDEILKRTADSYRRLRNTARFFLSNLAGFDPQKDLLPEEELLALDRWALDKAAHLQDEILAAYDNYQFHQIYQKLHNFCVVEMGGFYLDIIKDRQYTTKEDSVARRSAQSALYHIVQAFVRWIAPILSFTAEELWQFIPGNNADSVFIEEWYPLPKLSAEADKGADYWAVMAEVKTAVNKVLEEQRAAGAIGGSLQAAVTLYANDDLREKLLELENELRFVLICSSTSVQPLSDAAGAESTELEGLKIGVSKVDHPKCERCWHYRADVGENSDYPDICGRCVENVAGDGEVRRYA; this is encoded by the coding sequence ATGACTGATTATAAAGCGACCCTGAATCTGCCTGAGACCGATTTTCCCATGCGCGGCAATTTGCCGCAGCGTGAGCCGGCAATTCTGAAAAAATGGCAGGACAACAAGCTCTACGAAAAAATTCGCGAGGCGCGTGCCGGGTGCGAGCAATTTATCCTGCACGACGGCCCTCCCTATGCGAATGGCGATATTCATATTGGTCACTCAGTTAACAAGATTCTCAAAGACATCATTATCAAGTCGAAAACCCTGAGTGGTTTCGATGCTCCCTACGTACCTGGCTGGGACTGCCACGGCCTGCCGATTGAGCACCGCGTAGAGAAGAAAGTTGGCAAAGCTGGCAGCAAGGTGGACCACAAGACTTTCCGTCAGAAGTGCCGTGAATATGCCGCCAAGCAGGTGGATGGGCAGAAGAAAGATTTTGTACGCCTGGGAGTGTTTGGCGAATGGGACAACCCCTACCGCACCATGGATTTCCAGTTTGAGGGCGATATTATTCGCGCCCTCGGCCGTGTGGTGAAAAATGGCCATCTTGCACGCGGCTTCAAACCGGTCTACTGGAGTGTGGTGGGTGGTTCTGCGCTGGCGGAAGCGGAAGTGGAGTATCAAGATAAAGTCTCCTATTCCATTGACGTTTGCTACCCGGTGAGTGAAGAGGCGGACCTGGCCATAGCCGATGCCTCTGGTGGCCACGCCGGAGAAGGCCCACTGTCGGTGGTGATCTGGACTACAACACCCTGGACCTTGCCTTCGAGCCAAGCGGTCTCCGTAAACGGTGAACTGGAATATGTGGTGGTGCAGGCAGGCAAGCGCCGCCTGTTGATCGCAGAAGCCTTAAAGGATGCAGTACTGGCCCGCGCAGGCTTCGAAGGAGAAGTTGTGGGTCGCATTCGCGGCGCGGCTCTGGAGCACTTGAAAGTGCATCACCCCTTCTACGACAAGTTGCTGCCCATTGTCCTGGGTGATCATGTCACTACCGATGCTGGAACCGGCTGTGTACATACAGCCCCAGACCACGGTCCGGACGATTTCCTGGTAGGCAAACGTTACGGTATCGAGACCCTCAATTACATTGATAATAATGGTGTTTATCGCGACAGCGTGCCGCTATTTGCTGGCGAGCATGTCTACAAAGTAGACGACAAGATTGTTGCATTACTTGAGGAACGCGGTGTGCTGCTGCATAAGGGCAAGCTGGAGCACAGCTACCCGCATTGCTGGCGAACAAAGACACCGCTGATCTACCGTGCGACTCCTCAGTGGTTTATCAGCATGCGGCAAAATGACCTGCTGGATCAGGCGCAAAAAGCCGCCGATGACGTATTGTGGATCCCCGGCTGGGGTAAGGCACGAATCGACTCCATGCTCAATGGCAGCCCGGACTGGTGTATTTCCCGCCAGCGCACCTGGGGGGTGCCTATCGCTTTGTTCGTGAACAAAGAGACCCACGAGCTGCATCCGGAATCTCCTGCGTTGATGGATAAAGTGGCGGCCCTGGTTGACGAAAAGGGTATGGATGTCTGGTTTGATCTGGATGCTCGGGATCTTCTGGGTGATGAGGCGGAACATTACGAGAAGGTTACCGACACCCTCGATGTCTGGTTCGACTCAGGTGTGACCCATTACGCGGTGTTGGAGCGCCGCGCAGGGCTGCGCTTCCCCGCCGATCTATATCTGGAAGGGTCCGACCAGCATCGCGGCTGGTTCCAATCTTCCCTGAAGACTTCTATCGCCATTAATGGTTGCGCGCCTTATAGACAGGTACTCACCCACGGTTTCACCGTGGATGCGCAGGGGCGCAAGATGTCGAAGTCTATTGGCAATACCGTTGCTCCCCTGGATGTAATTAATAAGTTGGGTGCAGATGTACTGCGCCTGTGGGTATCGGCCACCGACTTCAGTGGTGAAATGGCCGTTTCCGACGAAATCCTTAAACGCACCGCCGATTCTTATCGCCGCCTACGCAATACCGCCCGTTTCTTCCTATCTAATCTGGCCGGTTTCGATCCGCAAAAAGACCTGTTGCCGGAGGAAGAGTTGCTGGCACTAGATCGCTGGGCGCTGGATAAGGCTGCACACCTGCAGGATGAGATCCTGGCAGCCTACGATAATTACCAGTTCCACCAGATTTACCAGAAACTGCATAACTTCTGCGTGGTTGAAATGGGTGGTTTCTACCTGGATATCATCAAGGACCGCCAGTACACCACCAAGGAAGATAGTGTCGCGCGTCGCTCTGCACAGAGCGCGCTCTACCATATTGTGCAGGCATTTGTGCGCTGGATTGCCCCAATCCTCAGCTTCACTGCGGAAGAGTTGTGGCAGTTTATTCCTGGTAATAATGCCGATAGCGTGTTTATCGAAGAGTGGTATCCGCTGCCCAAACTGTCAGCCGAAGCTGATAAAGGTGCGGACTATTGGGCTGTAATGGCCGAAGTGAAAACGGCGGTAAACAAGGTATTGGAGGAGCAGCGCGCTGCTGGAGCAATTGGTGGGTCTCTGCAGGCGGCAGTTACTCTGTATGCCAATGATGATCTGCGCGAGAAATTGCTCGAGTTGGAGAATGAACTGCGTTTTGTATTGATTTGCTCTTCCACTTCAGTGCAGCCTCTCAGCGATGCGGCGGGTGCTGAAAGCACCGAGCTTGAAGGTCTTAAAATTGGTGTGAGCAAAGTGGATCACCCCAAATGTGAGCGTTGCTGGCACTATCGTGCAGATGTGGGTGAAAACAGTGATTACCCAGATATTTGCGGCCGCTGTGTAGAGAATGTGGCTGGTGACGGCGAGGTAAGGCGCTATGCCTAA